The following coding sequences lie in one Paramisgurnus dabryanus chromosome 16, PD_genome_1.1, whole genome shotgun sequence genomic window:
- the cstf2 gene encoding cleavage stimulation factor subunit 2 isoform X2, producing MANLAAAAAAAAAARDPAVDRSLRSVFVGNIPYEATEEQLKDIFSEVGLVVSFRLVYDRETGKPKGYGFCEYQDQETALSAMRNLNGREFSGRALRVDNAASEKNKEELKSLGTGAPIIESPYGDGCIPEEAPESISRAVASLPPEQMFELMKQMKLCVQNSPQEARNMLLQNPQLAFALLQAQVVMRIVDPEIALKMLHRPAVVQPINPNSQPGAVPVTNQPLPQPTAPVSQPQPMPGMHVNGAPQMMQPPQMGGGGPGPMPGQGPMGPAGGMQAQIGIPPGGPVPMDRGPVPIVDPRAPMRGAPPGPPGGIPPRGLLGDGPNDPRGGSMVGGEVVEPGRGYIGGPPQHQGPPMHMAPPDMRGPHDMRGGPMMGDPRGPMMEQRGPPMEARGRDPRAVDARGPISGQRVPVAGGMQGPPPHGMGQSAPPAARPGPAADVSSQDHEKAALIMQVLQLTPEQIAMLPPEQRQSILILKEQIQKTAGAP from the exons ATGGCAAATTTAGCAGCCGCGGCCGCTGCTGCTGCAGCTGCCAGAGATCCCGCTGTGGATCGCTCTCTCCGTTCAGTTTTCG TGGGAAACATCCCATATGAGGCCACAGAGGAGCAGTTGAAAGACATCTTCTCAGAGGTTGGACTTGTCGTCAGTTTTAG GTTGGTGTATGACAGAGAAACCGGTAAGCCAAAAGGTTATGGCTTCTGTGAGTACCAGGATCAAGAGACCGCACTTAGTGCCATGCGCAACTTGAACGGCAGAGAATTCAGTGGAAGAGCCCTCCGTGTTGATAACGCAGCCAGtgaaaagaataaagaagagctTAAAA GTTTGGGTACTGGTGCTCCAATTATTGAGTCCCCATATGGAGATGGCTGCATACCAGAAGAAGCCCCAGAGTCAATCAGTAGAGCTGTGGCCAGCCTGCCCCCTGAGCAGATGTTTGAGCTAATGAAACAGATGAAG CTTTGTGTGCAAAACAGTCCACAGGAAGCCAGAAATATGCTGTTGCAGAATCCTCAGCTAGCATTTGCCTTGCTGCAGGCTCAGGTTGTAATGAGGATTGTGGACCCTGAAATTGCCCTG AAAATGCTTCATCGTCCAGCTGTGGTTCAGCCCATAAACCCAAATTCTCAGCCGGGTGCAGTGCCTGTTACTAACCAGCCCCTGCCTCAGCCCACTGCCCCTGTCTCTCAGCCCCAACCAATG CCAGGCATGCATGTGAACGGAGCCCCTCAAATGATGCAGCCTCCACAGATGGGCGGCGGTGGACCCGGACCAATGCCAGGACAGGGACCAATGGGACCAGCTG GTGGGATGCAAGCTCAAATAGGAATCCCACCAGGAGGTCCTGTACCCATGGATAGGGGACCAG TGCCTATAGTAGACCCTCGTGCCCCAATGCGAGGGGCTCCACCAGGCCCTCCAGGCGGCATCCCACCCAGAGGCCTTCTTGGTGATGGTCCAAACGATCCACGTGGAGGTTCAATGGTCGGTGGGGAAGTGGTGGAACCAGG GCGTGGCTACATTGGAGGCCCTCCACAACACCAGGGCCCCCCTATGCACATGGCACCCCCAGACATGCGCGGACCTCATGATATGAGAGGAGGACCAATGATGGGAGATCCTAGAGGCCCTATGATGGAACAGCGTGGCCCACCTATGGAGGCAAGAG GTCGTGATCCACGAGCTGTTGATGCCCGAGGTCCGATATCAGGTCAGCGGGTTCCTGTGGCAGGTGGAATGCAGGGTCCTCCACCCCACGGCATGGGACAAAGCGCACCTCCCGCAGCAAGACCG GGTCCTGCTGCTGATGTGTCATCACAAGACCATGAGAAG GCTGCCTTGATCATGCAGGTCCTGCAGCTGACCCCAGAACAGATTGCCATGCTGCCACCAGAACAGAGGCAGAGCATTCTCATACTCAAGGAGCAGATTCAGAAGACAGCAGGCGCGCCGTGA
- the nox1 gene encoding NADPH oxidase 1, translated as MGNWIINHGLSAFIVVVWMGINIFLFVHFYLFYDLEERFDYTRELLGSALAWARAPAAVLNFNCMLILLPVCRNLLSLLRGSFMCCGRSLRKQLDKNLTFHKLVAYMIALMTAVHTIAHLLNVEWYSNSLAGLYGPIAGNLSMFEDSSELNTTYLNPIRSTSTTPTMFVFTTIAGLTGVIITLALILIITSSMEVIRRSYFEVFWYTHHLFIVFFAGLVFHGAGRIVRSQQETDPPHNTSYCEDQPENWGKIPECPIPQFAGGFPQTWMYVIGPMIIYLCERILRFIRYMQPVSYRKIVIRPSRVLELQLVKPGFKMEVGQYVFLNCPGISQLEWHPFTMTSAPEEDFFSVHIRLAGDWTEKLIKMVENLPEGTQGPKISVDGPFGTASEDVFQYEVSMLVGAGIGITPFASILKSIWYKFKDSNPNLRTKRIYFYWLCRDAHAFEWFADLLQILEKEMEERGMKDFLTYKLYLTGWDQSHTDHVMVHFDKDTDVITGLKQKTHYGRPNWDKEFEQVRNDNPSSVVGTFLCGPEALAKVLEKKCVKYSEVDPRRTKFYFNKENF; from the exons ATGGGCAACTGGATCATCAATCATGGATTAAGCGCTTTTATCGTG GTGGTGTGGATGGGCATCAACATCTTTTTGTTTGTGCACTTCTACTTGTTTTATGATCTGGAAGAACGATTTGACTACACTCGTGAACTTTTAGGG TCTGCATTGGCCTGGGCCAGAGCACCTGCTGCGGTCCTCAACTTTAACTGCATGCTTATTCTGCTGCCAGTATGCCGCAACCTGCTATCTCTCCTCCGAGGCTCTTTCATG TGCTGTGGACGATCATTGAGGAAACAGCTGGacaaaaatctgactttccaCAAATTGGTGGCATACATGATTGCACTGATGACAG CGGTTCATACTATTGCTCATCTGCTTAATGTGGAGTGGTACAGCAACAGTTTAGCAGGTTTATATGGACCTATAGCAGGGAATCTCTCCATGTTTGAGGACTCTTCTGAACTGAACACCACCTACCTGAATCCCATTCGGTCCACTTCTACA ACTCCAACTATGTTCGTATTCACCACTATTGCGGGTCTCACGGGAGTCATCATAACTCTTGCCCTCATTCTCATTATCACTTCATCTATGGAAGTCATCCGCAGAAGCTACTTTGAGGTCTTTTGGTACACACACCACCTCTTCATAGTGTTCTTCGCTGGATTAGTTTTTCATGGTGCAGG TCGCATTGTCCGAAGTCAGCAAGAGACAGACCCACCTCACAATACTTCTTACTGCGAAGATCAACCAGAGAACTGGGGGAAAATTCCCGAATGTCCAATTCCCCAGTTTGCAGGAGGGTTTCCGCAG ACCTGGATGTATGTGATTGGACCAATGATCATCTATCTTTGTGAACGGATCTTACGTTTCATTCGCTACATGCAGCCTGTCAGTTATAGAAAG aTTGTAATTCGCCCATCGCGAGTGTTGGAACTACAGTTGGTAAAGCCTGGTTTTAAGATGGAGGTAGGCCAGTACGTCTTTCTGAACTGTCCAGGCATCTCCCAACTGGAGTGGCACCCGTTCACCATGACATCAGCCCCAGAAGAAGACTTCTTTAGCGTGCACATCCGATTAGCTGGAGACTGGACTGAAAAACTTATCAAGATGGTCGAAAACCTACCGGAGGGTACGCAAGGACCTAA GATTAGTGTGGATGGTCCATTTGGAACTGCCAGTGAGGATGTATTTCAATATGAAGTCAGCATGTTAGTGGGAGCTGGGATTGGAATTACCCCATTCGCCTCTATTCTCAAATCCATCTGGTACAAGTTTAAAGACTCCAACCCCAATTTGCGAACCAAGAGG ATTTACTTCTACTGGTTGTGTAGAGACGCGCACGCCTTCGAGTGGTTTGCAGATCTTCTTCAGATTCTAGAGAAGGAAATGGAAGAGAGGGGAATGAAGGATTTCCTCACGTATAAACTCTACCTGACGGGCTGGGACCAGAGTCAC ACAGATCACGTAATGGTGCACTTTGATAAGGACACGGATGTCATCACGGGTCTGAAGCAGAAGACTCACTATGGCCGACCAAACTGGGATAAAGAATTTGAGCAAGTTCGGAATGATAACCCCTC GTCAGTTGTTGGGACGTTCCTGTGTGGCCCGGAAGCCTTAGCTAAAGTCTTGGAGAAGAAATGTGTAAAATATTCAGAAGTGGATCCACGAAGGACtaagttttatttcaacaaaGAGAACTTTTGA
- the xkrx gene encoding XK-related protein 2 has translation MRVHVDDHSQTWHERHPPYTNHRKMDNNNTTSDHDILETAQPSAVKPTENGVIMVINHSKLQPPFSVLWSCVLYCAEFICAALLSSVYHKSEDRVWMGLTITFILVPSVLTQLTLTFVHRDLGRDRPLVLFMHLLQMGPIIRCIEALVVYCQAGKKEEPYVTISRKIKLKHGKGIGPALEWEIGHTERKLAVHRNAFKRAAVIQAFLGSTPQLTLQLYATIQEKFIHPTRLALMIISLISITYGALVCSVLAIQIKYDDYKVRIKPGAYLCMILWRVLEIATRIITLVLFSTVYTYWVVLVALVNLFIFFFQPWVEFWVRRTSLPENIETNFSKLGTTVVLCMVTFLYACINIFCWSAVQLDLSDHDLVEKQPRWRRLAIYYTLRFMENVILIVLWYCSRTDFFEYICTPLLVVQLIMCYSLAVLFMLVFYQFCHPCRRLFHYNVEDCLRCACCWKKRQSQQLSDPEVAPQEPAPPDLTSNLVDKETDILDDILDAA, from the exons ATGCGCGTTCACGTAGACGATCATTCGCAGACATGGCATGAAAGACACCCACCGTATACGAATCACCGCAAGATGGACAACAACAACACCACAAGCGATCATGACATTTTGGAGACGGCGCAGCCGTCCGCCGTTAAGCCTACGGAAAACGGTGTGATTATGGTGATCAACCACAGTAAACTGCAACCACCCTTCAGTGTGCTGTGGTCGTGCGTGCTGTACTGTGCTGAGTTCATCTGTGCTGCATTGCTAAGCAGTGTGTACCATAAAAGTGAAGACCGAGTGTGGATGGGTCTGACCATCACATTCATACTGGTGCCGTCGGTGCTGACCCAGCTCACTCTCACATTCGTACACCGGGATCTGGGGAGAGACCGGCCACTTGTGCTTTTCATGCACCTGCTACAGATGGGGCCTATTATAAG GTGCATTGAAGCTCTGGTTGTTTACTGCCAGGCTGGTAAGAAAGAGGAGCCATATGTCACCATTTCCAGAAAGATCAAGCTAAAGCACGGGAAAGGCATAGGCCCAGCCTTAGAATGGGAGATCGGACACACCGAGCGCAAGCTAGCGGTCCACCGCAATGCCTTCAAACGCGCAGCTGTCATTCAGGCCTTCCTGGGGTCCACACCTCAGCTTACTCTTCAGCTCTATGCTACCATTCAGGAAAAATTCATCCATCCTACACGAC ttgCCCTGATGATCATCTCATTGATATCTATCACATATGGGGCATTAGTGTGCAGTGTGCTGGCCATACAGATCAAGTACGACGACTACAAAGTGAGAATAAAACCTGGCGCCTACCTGTGCATGATCCTTTGGCGAGTGTTAGAGATCGCCACACGAATCATCACCCTGGTGCTCTTCAGCACGGTGTATACATACTGGGTGGTCCTAGTGGCCTTGGTCAACTTgttcattttctttttccaaCCATGGGTTGAGTTCTGGGTGAGGAGGACATCATTGCCTGAAAACATAGAGACAAACTTCAGCAAGTTGGGCACTACAGTGGTCCTCTGCATGGTCACGTTCCTCTACGCTTGCATCAATATTTTCTGCTGGTCGGCTGTACAGTTGGATCTTTCTGATCATGACCTTGTGGAGAAACAGCCACGCTGGAGACGCTTGGCTATCTACTACACCCTGCGTTTCATGGAGAACGTGATCCTCATCGTCTTGTGGTACTGCTCCAGGACGGACTTCTTTGAGTATATCTGCACGCCGTTGCTGGTGGTGCAACTCATCATGTGTTATAGCCTAGCTGTGCTGTTTATGTTGGTTTTCTATCAGTTTTGCCATCCGTGCCGTAGACTCTTTCATTACAACGTTGAGGACTGTTTACGTTGTGCGTGCTGTTGGAAGAAAAGGCAATCGCAGCAACTCTCTGATCCAGAAGTTGCTCCTCAGGAACCTGCTCCTCCTGACCTCACAAGCAATCTGGTGGATAAAGAGACGGATATTTTGGATGATATCTTGGATGCAGCATGA
- the cstf2 gene encoding cleavage stimulation factor subunit 2 isoform X1, giving the protein MANLAAAAAAAAAARDPAVDRSLRSVFVGNIPYEATEEQLKDIFSEVGLVVSFRLVYDRETGKPKGYGFCEYQDQETALSAMRNLNGREFSGRALRVDNAASEKNKEELKSLGTGAPIIESPYGDGCIPEEAPESISRAVASLPPEQMFELMKQMKLCVQNSPQEARNMLLQNPQLAFALLQAQVVMRIVDPEIALKMLHRPAVVQPINPNSQPGAVPVTNQPLPQPTAPVSQPQPMPGMHVNGAPQMMQPPQMGGGGPGPMPGQGPMGPAGGMQAQIGIPPGGPVPMDRGPGNLQESPIGAAGQAAIERSPVPIVDPRAPMRGAPPGPPGGIPPRGLLGDGPNDPRGGSMVGGEVVEPGRGYIGGPPQHQGPPMHMAPPDMRGPHDMRGGPMMGDPRGPMMEQRGPPMEARGRDPRAVDARGPISGQRVPVAGGMQGPPPHGMGQSAPPAARPGPAADVSSQDHEKAALIMQVLQLTPEQIAMLPPEQRQSILILKEQIQKTAGAP; this is encoded by the exons ATGGCAAATTTAGCAGCCGCGGCCGCTGCTGCTGCAGCTGCCAGAGATCCCGCTGTGGATCGCTCTCTCCGTTCAGTTTTCG TGGGAAACATCCCATATGAGGCCACAGAGGAGCAGTTGAAAGACATCTTCTCAGAGGTTGGACTTGTCGTCAGTTTTAG GTTGGTGTATGACAGAGAAACCGGTAAGCCAAAAGGTTATGGCTTCTGTGAGTACCAGGATCAAGAGACCGCACTTAGTGCCATGCGCAACTTGAACGGCAGAGAATTCAGTGGAAGAGCCCTCCGTGTTGATAACGCAGCCAGtgaaaagaataaagaagagctTAAAA GTTTGGGTACTGGTGCTCCAATTATTGAGTCCCCATATGGAGATGGCTGCATACCAGAAGAAGCCCCAGAGTCAATCAGTAGAGCTGTGGCCAGCCTGCCCCCTGAGCAGATGTTTGAGCTAATGAAACAGATGAAG CTTTGTGTGCAAAACAGTCCACAGGAAGCCAGAAATATGCTGTTGCAGAATCCTCAGCTAGCATTTGCCTTGCTGCAGGCTCAGGTTGTAATGAGGATTGTGGACCCTGAAATTGCCCTG AAAATGCTTCATCGTCCAGCTGTGGTTCAGCCCATAAACCCAAATTCTCAGCCGGGTGCAGTGCCTGTTACTAACCAGCCCCTGCCTCAGCCCACTGCCCCTGTCTCTCAGCCCCAACCAATG CCAGGCATGCATGTGAACGGAGCCCCTCAAATGATGCAGCCTCCACAGATGGGCGGCGGTGGACCCGGACCAATGCCAGGACAGGGACCAATGGGACCAGCTG GTGGGATGCAAGCTCAAATAGGAATCCCACCAGGAGGTCCTGTACCCATGGATAGGGGACCAG GAAACCTTCAGGAGTCTCCTATAGGAGCAGCTGGGCAGGCTGCTATCGAGCGGTCTCCAG TGCCTATAGTAGACCCTCGTGCCCCAATGCGAGGGGCTCCACCAGGCCCTCCAGGCGGCATCCCACCCAGAGGCCTTCTTGGTGATGGTCCAAACGATCCACGTGGAGGTTCAATGGTCGGTGGGGAAGTGGTGGAACCAGG GCGTGGCTACATTGGAGGCCCTCCACAACACCAGGGCCCCCCTATGCACATGGCACCCCCAGACATGCGCGGACCTCATGATATGAGAGGAGGACCAATGATGGGAGATCCTAGAGGCCCTATGATGGAACAGCGTGGCCCACCTATGGAGGCAAGAG GTCGTGATCCACGAGCTGTTGATGCCCGAGGTCCGATATCAGGTCAGCGGGTTCCTGTGGCAGGTGGAATGCAGGGTCCTCCACCCCACGGCATGGGACAAAGCGCACCTCCCGCAGCAAGACCG GGTCCTGCTGCTGATGTGTCATCACAAGACCATGAGAAG GCTGCCTTGATCATGCAGGTCCTGCAGCTGACCCCAGAACAGATTGCCATGCTGCCACCAGAACAGAGGCAGAGCATTCTCATACTCAAGGAGCAGATTCAGAAGACAGCAGGCGCGCCGTGA